The following proteins come from a genomic window of Venturia canescens isolate UGA chromosome 4, ASM1945775v1, whole genome shotgun sequence:
- the LOC122408936 gene encoding uncharacterized protein F54H12.2-like, which produces MAFLHAQSCECLKSELELFSLPPTQTTIEGTHSVYYKPISSLTDDSPIEFVVPGQGDEYIDLAHTMLSIRVKIDAPDYKKTGGLEGVSPDVGPVNNLLHSMFSQIDVFLNQKLVSPPNNAYAYRAYIETLLNYAYAAKTSHLTSALWYSDTEGAMDDKGDGNKGLVERRDALGKDRTIDLLGHLHCDIFNQERFLLNGVEMRLRLVQNNSAFCLMTDLKNCKIRITEASLIVRRVKIAPGILLSHARALSKSTAEYPLTRVEVKAISMHAGIHGDTLDNVILGQLPKRIIIGFVDNKAFNGDYGKNPFNFHHYSINYLSLYVDGQQIPSKPLQTDFTDSNMYVDAYHTLFSGSGIHFLNDGNCISCLNYPYGHCLFAFDLTPDLSANSSTHWNLVRHGSVRIEVRFAGSLPTTINCIVYAEYDNVLEIDSSRQVIVDFSG; this is translated from the coding sequence ATGGCGTTCCTACACGCGCAATCGTGCGAGTGTCTTAAGTCGgagcttgaattattttcattaccgcCAACCCAGACAACGATCGAGGGGACACACTCTGTATACTACAAACCAATCTCATCGCTGACGGATGATTCACCGATAGAATTTGTCGTCCCAGGCCAGGGGGATGAGTACATTGATCTCGCGCATACAATGCTAAGTATACGCGTTAAGATAGATGCTCCAGATTATAAAAAGACAGGGGGGTTAGAGGGCGTATCACCCGATGTAGGACCTGTCAATAATCTCCTACACTCAATGTTCAGCCAGATCGATGTATTTTTGAATCAAAAACTTGTGTCTCCTCCTAACAATGCTTATGCTTATAGAGCTTATATTGAAACTCTGTTGAACTACGCGTACGCCGCGAAGACCTCGCATCTTACGAGCGCTTTATGGTATAGCGATACAGAGGGAGCAATGGATGATAAGGGCGATGGTAACAAAGGACTTGTAGAGAGACGGGATGCATTAGGCAAGGATAGAACGATCGATCTTCTTGGACATCTGCATTGCGATATCTTCAATCAGGAAAGGTTTTTGCTGAACGGTGTTGAGATGCGTTTGCGACTCGTGCAGAACAATAGCGCTTTCTGTCTCATGActgatttgaaaaactgtaaaatccgCATTACAGAAGCCTCGCTAATCGTGCGACGCGTTAAGATAGCGCCCGGTATACTCCTGTCTCATGCGAGAGCTCTGTCCAAATCTACAGCAGAATATCCGCTGACGCGTGTCGAGGTTAAAGCTATATCCATGCACGCCGGAATACACGGCGATACTCTTGATAACGTCATACTGGGCCAACTACCAAAACGTATAATAATTGGTTTTGTCGATAATAAGGCTTTCAACGGTGATTATGGCAAAAATCCGTTCAATTTTCACCACTACTCGATCAATTatctttctttatatgtaGACGGCCAACAGATACCGTCAAAACCTCTGCAGACAGACTTCACAGATAGTAATATGTATGTGGATGCATATCACACGTTATTTTCTGGCTCGGGTATTCACTTTCTCAACGACGGTAATTGTATCTCGTGTTTGAACTACCCATACGGCCATTGCCTTTTCGCGTTTGATCTGACACCCGATCTCTCTGCTAATAGTAGCACCCACTGGAATCTGGTGAGGCATGGCAGCGTGAGGATAGAAGTACGCTTCGCGGGGTCTTTACCTACAACGATTAACTGTATTGTGTACGCTGAATATGATAATGTGCTTGAGATTGACTCATCCAGACAGGTCATCGTAGATTTCAGCGGTtga